In Clostridium ljungdahlii DSM 13528, the genomic window CATTTTGTATGGAGTTACATAACCAAACATAGATTCTCCTATTTTTCATTTAATATTTCATATATGGTTTTGGAGGTAGTATCTTTTATGGAATATCCAAGCAATTCTACCAGTTCATTTAATTCACTATCACTTTTAGTTTCTATTTCTATATAAGGGAAAGGACAGAAGGATGTATCATTTATGTCTATTTCAATTAAGCTGTTTTTATATCTGTAACTTTCCCGGTACTTTTTTATGGCTTGAAGTAAGTTTAGTCCAAGTGATCTAAATATTCTTTTACCTGCTTCTGCATCAAGTATTTCAGTTTCATTTTCTTCCATTACTTTATATTTTTCTTGACTTAAAAGTTTTTTAGTAGTCATGTAAAAATGATTTGAATTGTGGAGTAGATCTTCTACAACTCTTATTCTAGCATAACCTTTATTTTTTATGAGACGTCCATCTTTAAAGTCATATATATAATTTGTTTGATTTTCCATTTTAACATTTATAGCTTTCATCTGTTTTAGTTTTAATCTTATATGATCAGGATCTATTTTTATTATTCTTGTTTCGCATTCTTCCAAAGAATTCACTCCCTATGAAAAACTATTGTTATTTTGAATTATACCATAAAAGTTAATATCTAAAGGTTAAATTAATAAAAATTTAATAAGAGGCTTCCTTAAACCTAATAAGGAAGCCTCTTATTTTTTATTTTAAGGAATTTGCAGAACCAAGAACATTATCTATTTTGTATTCTACTACTTTTTGTATTTCATCTCTTCCTGCACCTAAGTATTTTCTTGGATCGAAAACTTCTGGTTTATCTCCAAAAGTTTTTCTCACAGCAGCAGTCATAGCTAATCTCAAGTCAGTATCCATGTTTATTTTACATACAGCCATTGAAGAAGCTTTTCTAAGCATATCTATTGGTATTCCTTTAGCACCAGCTAAATTTCCTCCATACTTATTGCAAGTTGCTACTGCTTCTTGATCTACAGCTGAAGCACCATGAAGTACTATAGGGAAGTTTGGAAGTTTTTCCTGAACTTTTTCAAGTATGTCAAATCTTAATTTAGGTTTGAAGTTTGGCGGGAACTTGAATGCACCATGGGAAGTACCTATAGCTATAGCTAGGGAATCTATACCAGTTCTATTTACAAAATCTTCTGCTTGATCTGGATCAGTATATATATGTTCTGCGGCAGATACATCATCTTCTATTCCAGCAAGTACACCAAGCTCTGCTTCCACTACTACTCCGTGGTCATGAGCATATTTTGCAACTTCCTGAGTTTTTGCTACATTTTCTTCATAATCAAAATGTGAGCCATCAAACATTACTGAAGTAAAACCATTCTCTACACACAGTTTTACAGTTTCAAAATCAGGACCATGATCTAAGTGAAGTGCAAGGTCAATACCTGTTTCTTCTATTGCAGCGTCTACCATGGCTTTTAAATATTTAGGACCTGCATACTTTATTGCACCTGCTGAACATTGCAAAATAACAGCAGAGTTTTTAGCCTTTGCTCCATTAACTACACCTTGAATTATCTCCATATTATTAATATTAAAAGCGCCTATTGAATATTTTCCTTCATAAGCTTTTTTGAACATGTTTTTAGTAGTAACTAATGCCATTATTATTCCACCTTCCAATATAATATTTTATAGCTATAATATAGGGATTCTAAGTGAAAGCTAGATGTATACACATGGATATATTATAAGCAATTCAGTTTATTCTTGTGTCTTATTAATATAAGAATAAAAGTTTTTTACATATAAATCTATAAGTTTAAGTTATGAACCCTATATAAAGTTTTTAAAGTTATGGACAAACTTATTTTTCGAACATTTTTACAATATTCGCTAGTTAAGTCTAAAGGTACTAAACGTACAATTACAGTATATCAGAAGTAAATAGTTTTTACCATAAATACAATATCGAATATATGGAATTTAAATAGAAAATTGCATTTAAAATAGATTTTGGATGTTTAGTTGCTCCATTTTCAGTATATGATGCAGCAAATTTTTTATTACATTTATAGAGGCTAGGGATTCTTCTCCATTTCTATATGTTATATGCTGCATTAATTTCCATAACTCACTGTTTATATTGTCTATTTCATTATGATTTGAAAAAATTGATACCTTTGGTGAATATTTTTCCCACTGAATCATGAAATTCTCATAATTTTTACGGGCTTCATTCCAGGAATTTGATTCAATAGATTTTTCTATTTTTATGTTTGAACTTTCTAATTTACTACATATTGTATTTAAATATTGTATTGAAAATAGTATAGATAACATCATCAATATGAATATGGTAAAAGATGTTATAGAACTTTTCATTTAATCACATCCTGTGTATTTTTTTCTTTTAGTTGGTAATAAAATTTCCCTTTTGAATCGAGTAAAGCTACTAATATATTTTTTGTAGAAACTATGCTGTTTTTCTTCATCATTTGTTTGAGCCAAGCTTCATCTTTTTTTGCTATAATCAAGTTTTTGAAGTTTATTTTACCATCCATTATGAGTGTTATGGGTAGTACATCTTGAGAAGGTTTTATTTTTAAATCTGTTTTAGTTACAGGGGTAAGTTCGGTTTTAGGTATAACAGAAAGTTGGCCACTGGTTTCAAGTATGGCATATTCTACATCGGATAAATTGTAATATCCCTGCATTCTCAGTTCTTCCATTAAATCATTTATATTGAATTTTTCGTCCTTTAATTTTTTTAAGTCCAGCTTTCCCTTATCAATTAGTATGGTTGGTTTTCCACTAAAAAATAATCTTATTTTTTCACTCTTAAGCTGAAGTAACGCTAAAAGAGTTTGTAAAGTCAAAAGAGTTATTATTGGAATTATACCGTGAATTATAGAAATTCTGGTATCTTGCATTGGAAGAGAAGCCAATTCGGATATCATTATTGCTACAGCTAATTCAAAAGGTTCCATTTCACCTATCTGTTTTTTTCCCATAAGCCTCATGGATATTACAACTAGTAAATATAAGATAATAGTTCTAAAAAGTACTATGAACATAAAATACCACCCTTCAAGTTCCAAATTATATATTGAAAATATATATCTATTTATATATTTACATTAATACAAAAAAATATAAGTAAAAACGAGAACATTTTAGAATAAATATGAAGTATAATGATAGTAGCACTTAATTTAGTAAGATATTTAAGTCAAAGGGGATGAATTATATGGGGAAGGTAAGTACTAAATTGATGTACAAAGATATTTGTGAAGCACAAGAGAAAGACAGAAAAGATATATTAAATCTTAAAGTTGGTCAGAAAGATATATTAGTTAAAAAGGGAACTAGTTTGTATAAAATATTTAGGGACAATTATCCTGTACAAGATATACCTGTGGTACTTGCAAAAGTCAATGAAGAATATTTTGAACTTACTAATTTATTAGAGAAATCTGGGACTTTTAAGATAGTAGATATAAGGGACAAGTTAGGAAACAAAACCTATGCAAGAACACTTCAATTTGTTCTTATTAAATCTGTATATGATTTATTTAAAGGGGCAAAAGTTACTATAGAGCATTCTTTAAGTAAAGGTATATTTGGGGAAATTCATAAAGATACTCCCCTTTGTGAAGAGGATATAAAAAAGATAAAAAAGAAAATGAAAGAGATAATAAAACAGGATATACCTATAAAAAAAGTAGGGATGACTAAGGAACGTGCAATAGAAATTTTTAGAAACTATGGCATGGAAGACAAAGTAAGACTTTTAAATTATGTAAATACAGATGAAGTAAAATTATATGAATTAGATGGTAGATACGACTATTTTTATGGCTCTATGGCATTTTCTACGGGAGTATTGAAGGTGTTTGATTTAATGTATTATGAGCCAGGATTTATATTAAGGTATCCTGTGGAATCTGATCCTTATAATTTGCCTAAATTTGTAGAATATAAAAAATTAAGTAAGATATTTTATGAAACTGAAAAATGGGGAAATATACTTGAAGTAGGAGATGTAGGATCCTTAAATCATAAAGTTGAAAATAAAGAAATTGCATACATGATAAGGGTAGCTGAGGCACTTCATGAAAAGAAAATTGCCTATATATCTGATATGATAAGCGAAAGAAAAAATGTAAAAGTTGTGTTGATTGCTGGACCAAGTTCTTCTGGAAAAACTACTTTTTCAAAAAGACTTTCAATACAGTTAAGAGTCAATGGAATAATACCGGTTCCAATTTCACTGGATGATTACTTTGTGGATAGGGATCATACTCCCAAAGATGAAAATGGAAATTATGATTTTGAATCTATATATGCCCTTGATTTAAAACTTTTTAATGATGATCTAGAAGCACTTATGAGGGGAGAAGAAATTGAAGTACCTACCTTTGATTTTAAAACAGGATGTAGAAAATGGGTTGGTAATAAGTTGAGACTGCCAGAAAAAGGGGTAATTGTAATTGAAGGAATACATGGATTGAACGAACTTCTTACTTCTGCTATTTCAAAAGAAAATAAATTTAAAATATATATAAGTGCTCTTACTCAATTAAACTTGGATAATCACAATAGAATAGCTACTACTGATGTTAGAATTATAAGGAGAATAGTTAGAGATTCTCTTTTTAGAGGCTATAGTGCGGAAGATACTTTAAAGATGTGGCCTTCTATAAAAAATGGGGAAGAAAAAAATATATTTGTATTTCAGGAAAATGCAGATGTTATGTTTAATTCTACGTTAGTGTACGAGCTATGTGTGCTAAAGGATTATGCACTTAAAGAATTGGACGATATAAATAACTCTAGTCCTGTATATTATGAAGCATTGAGGCTTAAAAGTTTCCTCCATTTCTTTAAATCAGTGGATGTTAATTTTGTCCCTGATAACTCCATTTTGAGAGAATTTATAGGGGGAAGTTGTTTCTATAGTTGATAATTGTTGTGGCATAAACAGAGTTCTTGGCATCAGGTTGAGTTTTTTGACTCAATCTGATGCTTAGAAATCGTTATCCAGGCGCGTAGCAGTACTTATGCCCCACTTCGATAGAAAATGGGGTGTTAACAATGGTAGCGATCGGATAAATAACTTTACTTTATGAGGTGAAAAAATGGATGAATCAGAACTTAGAAATTTGTTAAAAAATATTAAAGACAACAAAATAGGGGTTGAAGAAGGAATTGAAAAACTAAAGGATCTTCCGTTTAAAGATTTAGGATATGCTATGGTAGACAACCATAGGGAGATACGGGTTGGCTACCCTGAAGTAATATATTGTGAAGGTAAAACTGTAGATCAGGTAAAGGGAATTGTTGAGTTTATGCTTACCAAGGATAATAATATATTGGGAACTAGGGCTAGCAAAGAAATGTATAAAGCTGTAAAAGAAATTTGTCCTTATGCAAAGTATAATGAATTAGGGAGAACTATAACTATAGTAAAAAACTCTAAAGAGAAGACAGAATCATATATAGCTATAGTTACAGCAGGAACATCAGATATACCTGTAGCAGAAGAGGCTTTTGAAACTGTTAATATTTTTGGAAATAAAGTAGAAAAGATTTTTGATGTAGGTGTAGCGGGAATACACAGGATGTTTAATAAATTAGATATTATAAGAAAAGCTAAAGTAATCATAGTAATTGCAGGTATGGAAGGTGCACTTGCTAGCGTCATAGGAGGTCTTGTTGATAAACCTGTTATTGCAGTACCTACAAGTGTAGGATATGGAGCAAGTTTTGGAGGAATAGCTGCTCTTCTTTCAATGCTTAACAGTTGTGCCAGTGGAGTAAGTGTAGTAAATATTAATAATGGATTTGGGGCAGGGTATATAGCTAGTATTATAAACAAGCTTTAGGATTGTCTTGTTATATTTTGTGGATGTAAGTTAAAAAGGGTATGTTGTACTAAGAATGAACTAGTATAACATACCCTTTTTAGTTAACTATTTATTTCAAATACCTTATCTAATCGTGTCATATTAAAAATTTTCATAACATCTGCATTTCTAACTGAATAAAGTTTAAAGCTTCCGTTTATGTTCTTACACTTTTTATAAATTGAGACTAAAACTCCAAGTCCAGTACTATCAATAAAGGTACACTTACTAAAATCCAATGAAAAATTTTTTTCGCCTTTATCTATTAGAGAATTAAGTTTTTGTCTAAGATCATCTGCTTCGTCAACAGCAAAGTTTTCTGGTATTTCAATATTTAAATCCTTCATTTTAAATCACCTCAAATTGTAAATTTTTCCACAAGATTGTTTAAGGATACGGCTAATGCACTAGACTCCTCAGCACTAGCTGCCACATTTTCAATTGCTGAATTTTGTTCTTCGGCAGATGCGGCAACTTCTTCGCTGCTAGCTGCAGTGTTTTCAGTAATAGTGGCAACTGTATTAATAAGATTTACTATTTTGTCAGAAGTAGCAACTTCATCTTTTGTAACATCTACTATTTCATTTACGTTGTTTGATATTTGATTTACGGCGTCTATGATACTTACAAAAGATTTATCGGCATCTTTTGCTATTACTACACCAGATTCAACCGCGTCTTTGCTGGAATTCATGTTTTTTACAGCTTTGGTTATTTCATTTACCATTTTACTTACCAATGAAGATATTTCATTTGCGCCAGTGTTAGTTTCTTCTGAAAGTTTACGAACTTCTTCTGCCACCACGGTAAAGCCCTTTCCGTGTTCTCCCGCTCTTGCTGCTTCAATAGCTGCATTTAGTGCTAATAAGTTAGTTTGAGATGAAATACTGTTTATGGTATCAATAATTCCGCTTACTTTTTTGGAAAGCTCCTGCAGGACTTTTAAAGTAGTTTCTGTTGCAGTTGATGATTTACGGATATTTTCAATAGCATCAACTGTATTTTCAATTTTATTTCTTCCTTCTTCTGCAGTGTCCATAGTATGTTTGGAATTCTTTTTAGCTGTGAGTGCCCTATTCTGGGATATTTGAACCAAGCTTGACAGTTGGACCAAAACTTCTGATACTTCTACAATAGAGCTATTCTGAGTTTCAGCATCTTGTGCAACTTTTTCTATAGTGCCAGTCATTTGTTCTGTTGTAGAACTTATTTCCTCATTAGAAGAGGCTAGTTCTTCTGAAGAAGCAGCCAAATTTTCTGATGCATCTCTGACATTATGTATTGTATTATGCTGATGTTCAATCATTTTATTAAAGTATTCACCTAATGTCTGTAATTCGTCTTCTGTATTTATTTTAGCTCTTACAGTTAAGTTACCCTCACCAGCTTTGGTCATTAAACTTTCCAATTGTTTAATTGGGTTTATTATATCTCTCATAGAAAATCTATAGGATAAAAATATTGTAATAAGTAAAGCCAATATAGCTATTATAATTGTAAAGTTTCTAATACTTGCAGCAGGAGACATATATGTACTATAGTCAGCTTCTACTGCTATAATCCAATTATTATTGGAAACAAATTTTCCAAACTTACGTGATCCATTATAGCTATAGTATCCTTCGGAAGTTCCACTTGATTTAGCTTCATTTATCAAAGATTTTAATTGGTTGTTAGTGCTATTTAAAATATTCTCTTTAAATATCTTATCTGTTTTAGGATGGGAGATAATAAGTCCATCTTTATTAATCATATATGCATATCCAAAGTTACCTAATTTGACGTTAGATACTCCTTTAAAAGGTATTATTCCGATTAATGTACCTACAATTTTATTGTCAATTTTTAAAGGATGTGCAATTCCTATTACAGGTTTACCTGTAACTTTTGATATTAAAACAGTTTTTTTATTAGTGTTTTTAGAGCCTTCTAAGGCGTCTTTGACATAGTCCCTGTCACTATAGTCAACGTTATAATTTTCACTTGAGTTACTAATAATTCCTTTAGCTGATGCATTTGTGATAACTAGACTTTCTATTACACTACTGTTTTCTTTTTGTATTTTTTGTAGATAAGTATAGACTTCATTATTGTAAGTAGTATCGCCTGAAGCAATTTTTGCCATACGCTCATCAGAACTTAAAATTTTAATATACTCGTCTACTGAATCTATTTTTTCATTTATAGATTGTACTGTTTGACTTGAAGTACTTTCTAATTGGTTTTTAACTGTATTTTGCAATAAACTAGAAGTCCTAATATAAGAGAAAGTTCCTAAAATAATAAGAGGAACAGTTATAAATACAAAGAACATTAAACTTAATTTATTTTTTAAACTTTTTTTCATTAAAATACCTCCAAACTTTTATACTCTTGTTTAGTCGCCAAAACTCCCATCTTCGGTAAAAATGGGAGATAAGTAAATTTTGTACTTGGATAAGTTTTTTCAAATAATTATTAATGATAAATATTATTGTTATTTCCTAGCTAGCCAAGGATTTTTCTATAATTAGGGTATTTTGTTTTAATTCTATATGATCTGAAAGATTTTTAATGAGAAATAATCCTCTTCCTTCATCTTCTAGTATATTTTCATTATCTAATTGTTTGTTAATTATTGTATCTTTAAATCCAGTACCACAATCCTTAATTTCAAATTGAACATTTGAATCATCATATACATATTTTAAATAAATAGGTTTGTCCATGCTCATATTGTTACCATGCTTAAAGGCATTGGTTAAAGCTTCTGTAAGTATTAGCTTAATATCAAAATTATACTTTGAAGCATTTAACTCAGCAGTGATTTTATCGATAATCTGTTTGTGCTTGGACAAACCATATAGAATAAATTCATTACTTTTCATATCTAATCCTCCAAAATCATTTTATTTCCAAAGCTATTATTGTGCTGTCATCTTTTAATGCTCCGGTTTCATTGATTATGTTATTTAATTTAGCTTTCAAGTAAGTTATAAATTCAGTTAATGTGTGTGATTTAAGATAATTTTTTCTAATTTCATTATCATTAAATATGAAGTCCAACCCATCCGTAGGAAAATAAAATCTATCACCTTCTTTAAAGAAAATCACATTTTCATCAAATACTGCATTTTGAAACATACCTAGAAAAGGACCCCTAACTATGAATTCTTGTGGATTACAGTTGCTTTTTTGAAACATAAACTGGCTTATCCCAGCACCTGCTACTCTTGCTTCATTTTTCTTAAAATCTAAACTAAAACAGCAAGCAGCGATGCAGTGGTTATCACTTAAATAGTCAGCAATTTTTTTATTTAAAATTTTAACTATTTCAAGTGGATCACGGCTTATTAAAATTGCTTCACGAAATAAAACAAAAAATGCTAGTACATTAAGAGCTGCTGTAATTCCTTTGCCACTAACATCTCCAATTATTCCAAGAACTAAATCTTCATTTACTTTGTACAGCCTAAAAAAGTCTCCACTTACTGTTTTAGCAGGCATGTACAGGCTTTCTAATTTAAGTTTTTCAGGTATAGGAGATGTGTCTTCGATGTATTTTCTTTGAAGCTTAGAGGCTTCGTTTAGTCTCCTTTTCATATCAGAAATATTTCTAATTATTGCTTGAATCGCAGGACTGCCTTTATACATTAAATAACTTGCTGATATTTCTACATCTATTAGGGTATTACTATAGCGAATAATTTTATAGTCATATATGGATTTAGATTTTTTACCTTCTAATATCTGTTTCGCTCTTTTATGGGCGATTTTTATAAATTCCTTTGATATATATTTATAAATATTTTCTCCAATGATTTTATCATAGTCTGTACCTACTAAATTACAGGCCTTGTGATTCGCCAGTACAATTTTACTATCTACTGTTATAATGATTGCTTCTGGTGAAAGATTAATAATTTTGCGGTATCTTTCTTCACTTTCTCTAATTGTATTTGCTAATATTTTTTTCTTGGTAATATCTTTTTGCTGTTCTACAACAAATGCCACTTTTCCCAAATTGTCCATAACAGGATTATAAGTGCAATCCATAAATTTGTTATGCTCTGGAAAATATTTTTCTATTCTTATTAGTTTTTTAGTTCTAAGGGCTTCTTCTACACCGCAGTTTTTGCAGTTTTCTTTCATATTTAAAATTTCAAAACACTTTTTACCTTTAACTTCATCTTTAGTTTTTTTATAAAACTTACACCCAGCTTCATTAAAAAATAGAATCCTACCATTGGAGTCAAATACCTTTATAATATCAGTAATACCTTTTAAGACTCCTTCTAGAATCCATAAGTTATAATTTCCTTTATTTGCTTTATGTTTAGTAAAGCATTTTAAACTATCTAGGTAAAGTGTTTCTTTGTGATAAAGTTCACTTTCTCCTGATTTATAGTTCAAAGTATACCACCTCTGTACACACTAAATAATAAAAATAATTTTTCAAAATTATGGTACTGAATACTACCAATATAAATAATATACTCTAATGATACAATAATTATATGTTTTTTTAAAGCCATATTGTATTTAATTTCACTAATAAGAATTAAATGAATATGTTTACATTAAATTCAATACCATTAAATTTATATATGTAAGAGTAAAATTAATGCACTAATTATAAATTTTTATAATTAGTGCATTAATTTTATTAAATAATAATATAGTATACTATAGGCTTTCTAAGTGGAGGTTGGATTTGATATAGATCCAATTATTTTTAAACTGCGAAGGTTGAGTTAATAGTTAAAGACCAAAATGAATGAGGTTTTTCTTCACCATGTTGCGAAAATCTTAAATTTGAGGCAGGGTGATAAATATTGTCCCATAGAAAAATAATTGAAGATTATTATTGTGATGTAAATAATTTAGCAGAGCTATTATCTAAATTAACTAATTCCTATAGACTACTAATAGGTGGAGCTGGAGAATTAAATTCTATAGCAGGAGTGCATAAAGGTGAAGTTAAAGATTCCTTAAAGAGAGTATATAAGCTTGGAAATGTAATTGATAAAGTTGTGGATACATTAAAAGATTCTACTGAAGTATACTCAGAATACTGTAAAATTACTACTGAAGTTATAAAAGCAAAAATGCAAATTAAATACGTGGAAACAGAAATAGATGAAGAATTGTTTCTAAATAATTTAGACGATATGGATGAGGATGATGATACAAAAGGAGATTAAGTAAAATACATTTTTACTTAATCTCTTTTATAAAATGTAGTTATTTACTAAAATTAGAACTTCTTAAACCTATATTTACAAATCATAAGGTAAGAAAGTATTACGATAAGTAAAATGGTAAGTTCTGCAGGAACAGGATGTCTAAATGTAATTAAACAATATAAAGCCATAAACATACCTGCAAAAGTTATTGGAATACCAAAAAATTGTCCATCAAAATCAGTAATATTAAATCTTGCCAGTCTATATGCTCCACATATTGGTAACAATAATACTAACATATAACCTAATAATCCAAAAGTAGAAAAATTATATATATTAAATGTAAGAACTGATGGGGCAACTCCAAAAGAAACTAAATCTGCAAGAGAATCCAGTTGTTTACCTAATTCACTGGACACTTTTAAAAACCTAGCAACTCTTCCATCATATCTATCAGCTAAACATGCAAGTAGTATAAATATACCAGCCCATAAATAATTTTCCTGAAAGGACATCATTAGAGACATTACACCACAACTAAGATTAGCAAACGTAAACGCATTAGGCACTGAACTTCTAGCTATTTTAGCCACTGTGACCACTCCTTAAAAATAACAAAATTAAATTATATTCCCTCAACTTATTAAAAAGTATATAATTGCGTAAGTTAATTATACCTCATTTTATGAAAATAGTTAAGTACATAGTCTGTGTCTTTTCTATGACAAAATTGTAAATTTTTTGTTAAAAACATACAAGAAACTTCAATTCACAACTAAAATCATTTTGGAAAAGCCTTTAATGTAATAAATAGGTCATATATTTTCTATTGAATATTTATCAAAAATATGTAAATATTACATGTATAAGTTATAATACTAAAAACTATATACAGAATTTACTCTTTATTTTATTATATATTTAGTAATTTAATTTGTATTTTAAAATTAAAAAAAGGATAGTTGTGGATTTATGAGAAATAGTAAAGAAAGTATTTTTAAGTGTTTGATAGTATTTTTTTTGGTTTTTACTATCATATTTATTCTATACAAATATAAAGGAAATTTATATAGGATAAGTATGGATAGTATCAGAAGCTATATACAAAGCTATGGGAAATTTTCAGATATTATTTTTATTTTAATTTATACTATAAGACCTGTAGTGATTATATTGCCTGCATCTCTTATGTCAATAATTGCGGGGAGCATATTTAATTCATATATAGCTCTTTTGCTCAGTATGATTGGCTG contains:
- the pssA gene encoding CDP-diacylglycerol--serine O-phosphatidyltransferase, translating into MAKIARSSVPNAFTFANLSCGVMSLMMSFQENYLWAGIFILLACLADRYDGRVARFLKVSSELGKQLDSLADLVSFGVAPSVLTFNIYNFSTFGLLGYMLVLLLPICGAYRLARFNITDFDGQFFGIPITFAGMFMALYCLITFRHPVPAELTILLIVILSYLMICKYRFKKF